In Chlorobiota bacterium, the sequence GATTCCACCGTGGTGGTGTCGGCATCGTCCCCCACCGCCTGGCGCAACCGCTCCACCGCGCGCCGGAATCGCTCCAGCCCGGATTGCGCAGCCACCAACGACTCCATGTCGAAATCTTGCGGCGAGCGGTAATGGCTTTGCAGGATCAGATAGCGAATCGCCATCGGGTCGTACTCTTCCAGCATCTGTTTCAGCGTCATGGCGTTCCCCGCCGATGCCCCCATTTTGTCGCCGCCGATTCGGATCAGGTTCACGTGCAGCCACCAGTTCACAAACGGCTTTCCGTTGGCGGCTTGGCTTTGGGCAATCTCGCACTCGTGGTGGGGGAACATATTGTCCAGCCCGCCGGAATGGATGTCGAACGTCTCCCCCAAATAATATTGCGCCATCACCGAGCACTCCAGATGCCACCCCGGGTAACCCCATCCCCACGGCGAATGCCACTGCATAAAATGCTCCGGTTCGGCAGCTTTCCAGAGCGCGAAATCTTGCGGGTTCCGCTTCTCCTGGAACACAGCAATCCTTCCCCCATGCTGCTGGTCCTCCACCTTCCGGTTGGATAGCCCGCCGTAGGGGACAAAGCCATCGGGAACGCCTTGTTGCTCGTAGGCATGAACGTCGAAATAGACCGAGCCGTTCACTTCGTAGGCAAGCCCTTTCTGAATCAACTGCTCGGCCATCGAAATCTGCTGGCGGATGAAGTCGGTGGCGTGCGGAACGCGGTCGGGCCGAAGCACGCCCAAACGGTCAAGATCATCGAACCAGCTTTGCTCGTAAAACAGGGCGATCTCGAACGGCGAGCGGTTTTCGCGGCGGGCCTGGGCCTCCATTTTGTCCTCGCCGTCGTCGGAGTCGTCGGCAAGGTGGCCAACGTCGGTGATGTTCATCACGAACATCACATGGTCCGCGCCATAGAGGTGCATCAAGTAGCGGCGGATCACGTCGGTGCCGATGTAGCTTTTGGCGTGGCCAATGTGCATGTGTTTATACACCGTTGGGCCGCAACGGTAGAACCGCACAAGGCTGGGATCAATCGGGTGGAATTCTTCTTTGGTGCGGGTCAGCGTATTGTAAATGCGAAGTGCCATGATGTCGGTTGTTGAAATTGATGATTGCGCCAGGGGAAATCAAGGGGGATGATGAGCCAAGCGAAGCAGACTCTGCAAGGTCAACAGAAGAACTCCTGAATCTCGGCAACAAGGCGCGGCAGTGGCACTTTCTCGATTGGATGCGGCGTTGCCGGAAGCACGGCGCATTGGCCGTTTGGAAGCTGGCGATACGCCGCCGCCGTCTCCTGGATGCTGACCATCTGGTCGCGGTCGCCAACGGCAACGCGCACGTGGTGATGGACCTGCGCCAAATCTTCCGGTGTGACCTCGGGGCTTTCCCCAAGCCGTGTCATCATCTCCGCCGTGCGCCGCAGCAGTTCATCCAGATTCCCCGGCCCGTGGCGTTCTTGCATTGCCGAATAGAACTGCGGGGCTTTCTGCTGCATTGCCTCGGGGTTCAGCATTTTGGTGTCACGGGCGGCACCTTCCGGGTTCCAATCGAACTTTGTCCCCAGGGTGAGCAATCGCCCAACGTGGCTGGGGTAATGTCGGGCAAGATAGAGGCCCACATAGCCCCCCATGCTGTGGCCAACGATGTCGGTCTGCTCCATCCCCTGCTCCTGCATCCACTCCAACACCTCCAACGCGCAATGGTGGATGCTGAACGGACGCTCCGGAAATGGCCGCCCGCCATGCCCCTGGAAGTTTAGCGTCTGAATCGTGAAGCGGTCCGCCAGCAACGGAACCAACGGGTCGAACTGCGGTGCCGCGCCAAGCGCACCATGAAGAAGTAGCATATCGGAAAGTCTGTTGTTGAAGAATCTCTCACTCACCCCGCCCAGGCTTCGGCTTGGGGCGTTCCTGCTCCTGCGCCGGCTGCTTATCCTATCTCCTCACCCCAGGAATGTTCCCGGTCCCCCACCTTCATATCGCGGAGAAGTTTTAGGCCGTGGGGAAGCACCGGGATAATGGCCGCAAGGCACTCGGTGACCGCTTTTGGTGAGCCAGGAAGGTTCACAATCAAGGTGCGGCGGGCAATGCCGCAGACCGCTCGGGAGAGCGCGGCAAATGGAGTTTTTTTCAGCGAGGCCGTGCGCATTGCGGCGGTCAGCCCGTCGGCGCGGCGGTCAATTACGGTCAGGGTTGCTTCCGGGGTGATGTCGCGCGGGGCAAACCCGGTGCCGCCGGTGGTCAGCACCAGCGCGATGTCCTCGCGGACGCATCCCTCCAATGCCCGTATCACTTTCTCCATCTCGTCGGGGATGATGTCAATCCGTTGGATGTCGAACAGTTCTTCATCCAATAATGCTGCGGCTTCCGGGCCGGAAAGGTCGGCACGTTCGCCGGCGGCGGAACGGTCGCTGACGGTGATGATAACAGTGCTCCACGCCATGATGATCTCTGGGTCGGTTGTTGTGCTTGTTGTGATTCGTGCGGCTACCCTTTGGCCTGTGCGTGCCGCGCAGAAATTGTTGTTTCCATCTTCCCCTTCGGCTTGTTCTTCACCAGGAATCCTTGCTTGCCGGAGTTGGCGGCTTGCAGCGCGGTGCGTAGTGCCGAAGGAACCGGCAGCAATATCCCAAGCTCGGTAAGATTTCCGCGTGCGGCTTCGCAGCCATGCGGCAGCCCAATCCGCACCGCCACCTTCTTCCCTTCAAGGTGATGGAAGGCAAAGCGGGACAAAAAATCTTCGGGGAAATAATACTCACACTTCCCGCTCCACTCGTTCAAACTTGCCACCAACTGCTGCAGCTTCTGCGGATTCCGCCGGATCCCACGCTCGGCCAATGCCTGTTTCACCAACGGATCGGCAAGCAGAGCTTTCAGAAGATCGGCTTCGGGGAACAGGTCCGTGAGCGTTACCGGCTGGCCCGGGTTTGCGGCGTTGATGGCGGCATAGTCGGTTTGCAGCATCGGGTGCGCAAGATACAGGCAGTTGGCATAGGTGCTGCGCCGCAACGAGACGTAGTTGCCCACAAACGAGAGGACCCCCACCTTGCGGCCATACTCGCACCAGACAGAATCCTCCGGGAAATCGTTGTCCACGCTGGCAAACTCTTTGAAGTCGGCATCCCACAGCCGAAGGAGGGTGTCGCGCTCGGAGTACACCATGCCGCCGCCGCGTGCGATTGTCACGTTGTCCGCTTGCCACGTTAGCGTTCCGCCAGTTGTTGAGCCGATCCAGAGCGTTTGCCCCAGCACTGTTTGCCCCAGTACTATTTGCCCCAGCAGCACGCCGCAAGCAACGCGAACAGCAAGCAAGAGCGTGGGGTTATTCGGACTGGTGTTCTTCCACCAACGGGGCATTCTCATATCGTTCCAGCTTAAAGGATTCGCCCAGATAGCGGCGGCGCACTTCTGGGTCGTTTGCAATTTCGTGGGCGGTTCCGCTGCGGAAGATTCCGCCATCAATCAGGATGTAGGAGCGGTCGGTGATGGTCAGCGTTTCGTGGACGTTGTGGTCGGTAATCAGCACCCCAATCCCCCGCTGCCGCAGCCGTTGGATAATCTGCATGATCTCCTCCACCGCCAACGGATCAATCCCCGCAAACGGCTCGTCCAGCAAGATGAACTTGGGGTTGGTGGCAATCGTGCGGGCGATCTCGGTCCGGCGGCGTTCGCCACCGCTCAGCATGTAGCCCATCTGCTTACGGATGTGGGTGATGGAGAATTCCTCCAGCAACTCATCCACCCTTGCGCGGCGTTGCGAGCGGGGGTACTTGATAAGCTCCAACACCGCAAGCAGGTTCCCCTCCACCGTCATCTTCCTGAAGACCGAGGCCTCCTGCGGGAGGTATCCAATCCCCCTGCGTGCGCGGCGGTACATGGCGATGTTGTCAATGCGGGCATCGTCCAAAAAAACGCGCCCCTCGGTGGGGCGAACCATTCCAACAATCATGTAGAATGTTGTGGTTTTTCCGGCGCCGTTCGGTCCCAGCAATCCCACCACCTCACCCTGGCGCACCGTCAGCGAGACATCGCGGACAACTTGCCGTTTCTTGTAGCTTTTCACCAAATGCTCGGCGCGTAATGTGGCGCGCCCTTCGCTCCCGTTGGTGGGGGCGAAGGGTGCGGCTGTTGCTGGCGTTGGCTGGTCGGCGTGCGGGTTCATCGGGTTGGGGCTGTGGTCAGCTTCATGGTCTTGTTGGTGGTCTTTCCATCACGAAGAATCTTCATGGTGATGGTGTCCCCAACTTGCGAGTCGGAGATCAAGGCCACCGCGTCATCTTCACTTTTGATTGTCTCCCCTTTGATCTCTTTAATCACATCCCCAGGCTCAAGCCCTGCCTGGGCTGCGGGGGAATTTGCGATAATCTCCACCACAACCACCCCCTCTTTTTCCTGAAGTTGAAGGTAGCGTGCAATGCGGTCGTCAATCTGCTGGATGTTCATTCCGGTCCAGAAATTGCGGTCAATCCCGTCCCCCTTTTTCAGCTGCGCGACGATTGCTTTCAGGCGGTTGGTCGGCACGGCAAACCCAATGCCGATGGACCCGGCCCCCATCCCGCTTTGGGCGGTGGAGTAGATGATGGTGTTCATCCCAATCAGCTCCCCAAGCGCGTTCACCAGCGCGCCGCCGCTGTTGCCGCTGGAAATGGCGGCATCGGTTTGGATCATCCCACGGTACACCCGCCCATCTTGCGGCTGCAAATTGACTTCGGTGTTGCTGACCACGCCAACGGTGACGGTGGGTTTGGAGTTGATGTCGAACAACCCGAACGGATTGCCAAGCGCGATTGCCCACTCCCCAACCACCACGTCGTCGGAGTTCCCGAACTCGATGTACGGAAGGTTCTTCCCCTCAATCTTCAGCAACGCAACGTCGGTGGTGGGGTCGCTGCCAATTACTTTGGCATCGTACTGCTTACCGTCGGTCATGGTGACGATCACCTTGCTTGCGCGCCCAGCAACGTGATCGTTGGTGACCACGTAGCCATCGGGGGAGATGATAAATCCGGAACCAAGCCCATGAAGCTCCTGCTTGAAGGTGCGGCGGCGCGGCCCGTACCGCTGGAAGAACGGGTCCTGCTCAAAGAACTGATCAAGCAAGCTGCGGTAGCGCATTTCGCGAACCTCGGTAACGTTGATCCCCACCACTGCTGGCGAGACTTTCTGGACGGCGCGGGTGATGGCGTTGCGGCGGGACCCGGTAACCTCGCTATTGGCGCGGTCAATGGCCGGCGCGTTGGAGGTTCGTGTTCCGGTTGTGCCGTTGTCGCGCGGTTCCTGGGCGCTGCAGGCCGAAGCCCCCAACGCCAGCAACAGCAGCGGAAGGATGCGGGTTTTATACGCGAATGTTAGTCGGTTCATAGCGATTGAGTGGGAACTGTTGGCATAAATTTTAGCGTGCAACAACATTACCCTAACGGTTATTGAAGGAAAAAATTGAGGAATGCCGCCATGTGTTCGTGGTTCGTCAGGATGTTGAAGCGGGCGCAATTTACATAATCACCGCAACCAGCGGCATGAAAGGAACGGTGCAGGAAAACTATAGCAGGGGGTGGGGGCGCACGGCAAGAAATTCCTGCAGTCGCCCCCGTTTACTCTGCTTCGTCGGAGAGGAAACGGGAGCCACAGTGCTTTGGGTTGCTATAGTGGTGGCTTGCTGCCGCGGCTTAGCTTGCCGCCGAAAACTCCCGGATTGCTCGCTCGATTGCTTCTGGGACCTTAACATCGTCGGCACTGCGGCGCATTGCCACATTAACCCGCAAGGCCTTCAGGCCGTGAACGCCTTGAAGGTCGCTAAGGTCAAGGTCCTCAATCGCTGGCTCAATCATTCCGCTGGCGGCAAGGTACTCCAGGTACTGCCGGTACTCCTGCGCCTCGCGAGGTTGGGAATAGACGATTGCCAATTTCCCCGGCTGCGTCAACCGCTCTCCGGTTCCCTTAATCTCGGCTTTGTCAATCCGCTTTTTCATAATCGCGTAGCGGATGTTGTAGGCCCCGTCAACATCAAATTGCTTTTCGTCCAGCCGGTAGCTTATTGAGAGGGGCGTTGTTTGGACCAGCACCAAATGGGTGGTGTCCAGCGGCACGGGAAGGGTGGGTTTCACTTCGTCGGCAAGCCGCGCCGCGCCGCACATCACCAGCAGCTGCCACAGCCGCAGGTTGCGAAGGTAGATGCTGTTGAACGTGCGGTCGTTCACCAGCGATTGGCCGATGTAGATGCCAAAATCAACGCCGTCGGTTTGGTGTTTTTCAAAGTAGTGGGGGAACATCCGCTGCGCCCGCTCTTCTTCCGATTCAACAAACGCCGCAATTACCCGGTTGATCGCCGTCACGCTATCCTCAAACTCTTTTCGCTTCCGATACACGGCCCTGACTTCTGGGTCCAGCGCGGCGTTGTATTCATCAATTCGGGCAGCAACCTCTGGATCGAAATCGCAGATATGGCCGAACAACGACTCCACATCGCTCCGAAGAAAATCCAACACCCCGGCCTCATCCCCCGAGTGGAGGCCCGACTCGATATGAGCAATTCTATCGTGAACGCGGAACAGAAAGTGATCCAAAATTGGAAGCTGGCGTGCGGTGCGTGCAGCGTTCAACACGTTGTAGGCAAGCCCCAGTTGCTCGATCAAATCGGCTTGGATTGCGTGGTTCCGATGGTCGGAGGAGCTTCGGATATCGCTGACGCTGAACAGCGGATACACGTCGTGGAAGACGATTGGCTCAATCTGGTTTTCGGCCACGGTCCCCTGGCGGGTGATGAACCCTTTTGCGGCCTCGCGGAACTTCCATTCCACCGCCGGATGCACCGCCGTGTACTGCTGGCGAATCACCGATTGCACCTGGTTCTCCATATCCACCAAACTGCGGTGGATCACCATTGAAAACAGCGGGAGAAGCTCGGCCAATTTCAAGGTGTTCAGCTCGGTCAGGTCGCCAGCGTTTGGGGAGTAGATGTTCAATCCGCCGATCAGTGCGCCGTTGTAGTGAAGCGGCGCAAAGTAGGCGCTTCGGAACCCTTTTGGTCACCACCCCCTCATCGCCTGGTGCGCGTGGGGTTGGCAGCCGCAGCACATCTTCAATCACCTGTGGCTTCCCCGTAAGCAATGCTTCCCCGATGGCCGACCCCGCAAGGTCCTGGCGATTGAACTGGAACGATTGGTTCAGCACGCACGTGTTGGTTTGCAGGTGGCGGGGGTGCTGCGTGCCGTAGTTCAGCACCATCATGGAATCGCCATCCATCGCCACCAATCCAATCACCAAATCCTTCCGGCGTAAGTATGCCCGGATAATTTCCTGCAAGTGCTGGAACCCTTCGTAGGAGACGATGGTGTTGCTCTGGACCAGTTCGCGCTCCAACGCGCTGACCAACTCATGGTCGCTTACGTCAACGGCGTTCACCAGCACAAAGCCTTCAATCCGGAACAGGTCCGGAGGGATTATCGCCTGCCAGGTGTCAATGTCCGTAAGGTTGCAAAGGATTTGCTGGCGTTGCTCATCGGTCAGCGTTGGCAAGGGGCGCGTGGGGACAAACCGGACAAAGCGCATGTCGAAGCCAATCCGATAGTACTGCAGGAACTGGCGGTCGGGGTGGGTGATCGGGATAATGATGGACTCCGCAGCAGCATCAATGGCCAGGTTGAAGAACTGGCGTGCGATCCTCACGTATGCCGAAATAGTGCGCATACGAATGATCCGCTCCTCATCAAGTTTTGCCTCCAACACACCGCTGTTCTTCCCCTCAAAAAATGTTCGCCGGAATGCTGGGGTGCTGTAGAACGGAATGGGCTGAAACGGCACAATGGCGGTGGAGTAATCGCGGTCCCAAAATGCTGGTGGGAAGACCAACGACATCAGCCAGTCAACGCTTTCACGGTGTTGGTCAAGGATTGCAATGTCCTCGATCGGCTCCTGCAACCGTGGGGCGGCCGATAGCCGTTCGTTCAGTTCGGAAACCAGGGAATTAAGGCTTGAGCGTTGCACGCCGATGTCGCGATTGGCATACTCAATCAGCGGCGCGAAACTAAGAATCGTTTTGAACGGGAAGTGAAGTTTGGTGGGGTCGGCCTCAGCAGAGGCGGCAGCGGTCGAAGCCGTAGTTGAAACAGCGGTTGTTTTTTTTGCCATGGCTCTGGCGAATTATTGCCGTGGATGGTGGGGGAAGGAAGCGGCGATCCTTCCCCCACCATCGTTTGGCTGTTGTTATCACTCGTCGTCGTCAGCTTCGGCACCTTTCCCCGGTTTGTAGGAGCCGCGTGCCGTTGCCGACAGAATTGCTTTGCGAAGCCTGATGCTTTTTGGCGTCACCTCCACCCACTCATCATCCTTGATGAACTCAATGGCGCGCTCCAGGGTCATCGGCGTGACGGGGGTAAGAAGGATTCCGTCGTCCTTCCCGCTTGCCCGCATATTCGTCAGTTTTTTCGCTTTGACCACATTAACGTTCAGGTCGTTATCCCTATTGTGTTCGCCAACAATCATCCCTTCGTACACCGGTTCCCCGGGGATTGCGAACAGCACACCGCGCGGCTCAAGGTTGAAGAGTGCGTACCCGGTGGCCTCGCCCTGGCGGTCGCTTACCAAGGACCCGGTCAGCCGTGTGGCGAAGTCGCCGCGGTGTTCCTCGTATCCCTGAAGATAGCTGTTCATGATGCCGGTCCCTTTGGTGTCGGTCAGGAACTCATTCCGGTAGCCGATAAGCCCGCGCGAGGGGATGGAGAACTCCATCCGAACGCGCCCGGTGCCGTGGTTCACAAGGTTCAGCATCCGCCCTTTGCGCCGCGAAAGTTTTTCGCTGACAACGCCGATGAACGCTTCGTCGCAGTCAATAAACAGGTGCTCGATTGGCTCAAGCAGCTTCCCTTCTTTCCGCTTGTAAATCACTTGCGGGCGGCCAACGCTTAGCTCGTAGCCTTCGCGGCGCATCGTCTCAATCAAGATTGCCATTTGGAATTCGCCGCGGCCTTTCACCATGAAGCTGTCGCGGTCGCTGGCTTGCTCGAACTGGATGCCAACGTTCCGAAGCATCTCACGCTGCAATCGTTCGCGGATTTTTCCGCTTTGCACGTGCTTCCCCTCGCGGCCAGAAAATGGGGAGGTGTTGATCGAGAACATCATGGAGATGGTTGGCTCGTCAACGGTGATCCGCTTCAGGGCTTTTGGGGCAGACTTCGCGCAGATGGTGTCGCCAATGTGAACATCCTCAATGCCGGCAAGGATTGCGATGTCGCCAGCTTCAACAAACGGCGCGTCGGCCATTGCAATGCCGTCGTAGGCTTGCAGCTTCGAGACCCGCAGCGGCGTTACGCCATCTTCCCCCAAGCAAACCAATTCTTCGTTGGATTTCACCGAGCCGTTCATCACTTTGCCGATTGCCAAGCGGCCAACGTAGTCGCTGTAGCTAAGGTCGCTTACCAGCAGCTGGAACGGCTCGTCGGGGTCGTAGGTTGGTGCCGGGATTTCCCGCACAATCGCCTCGAACAGGGGTTTCAGCGAGTCGCCGTTCCCCTCCAACTCCGTCTGCGCAATGCCGTCGCGGCCAATGGCGTACAGCACGGGAAAGTCAATTTGTTCGTCGGTGGCGTCAAGGTCAATGAACAGGTCGTACACCTCGTTCAGGACTTCTTGTGGGCGAGCATCCTTGCGGTCAATTTTGTTCACCACAACGATGATTTTCTTTTTTCCTTCCAGGGCTTTTTTCAGCACAAAGCGGGTTTGGGGCAGCGGGCCTTCGCTGGCATCCACCAGAAGGATTGCGCCGTCCACCATCATCAGCGCGCGCTCCACCTCGCCGCCAAAATCGGCGTGGCCCGGGGTGTCAAGGATGTTGATTTTCACATCCTCCCAGTGGACCGAGCAATTTTTCGCGGCGATGGTGATGCCACGTTCGCGCTCAAGGTCCATGCTGTCCATCACGCGGTTTTCCACGTTCTGGCCGGTCCGGAAGACCCCGCTTTGCCGGAACAGGTGGTCCACAAGCGTGGTTTTGCCATGGTCAACGTGTGCGATGATGGCGATATTCCGAAGCCGAGGATTAGAAGCAAGTTGTTTGTTCATACGGAAGCTGTTCGCGTTGCTGCGTTGCGAATGCCCATGATTAGGCATCCTGATGCTGAAAGCGCGGCAAACTCCGACAGATACAAAAAGCGGGCAAGGTTTTTCGGGCAACAAGACGTTCCAGCCCGGGGCGGGCTACGAAGCAATCACCCCCTTCAACGCCCCCACCAACCGCTCTACATTCTCCGCCGTGGAAGTTGCGCCCATCAGCCCGATTCGCCAAGCCTGCCCTTTTAA encodes:
- the lptB gene encoding LPS export ABC transporter ATP-binding protein, with amino-acid sequence MNPHADQPTPATAAPFAPTNGSEGRATLRAEHLVKSYKKRQVVRDVSLTVRQGEVVGLLGPNGAGKTTTFYMIVGMVRPTEGRVFLDDARIDNIAMYRRARRGIGYLPQEASVFRKMTVEGNLLAVLELIKYPRSQRRARVDELLEEFSITHIRKQMGYMLSGGERRRTEIARTIATNPKFILLDEPFAGIDPLAVEEIMQIIQRLRQRGIGVLITDHNVHETLTITDRSYILIDGGIFRSGTAHEIANDPEVRRRYLGESFKLERYENAPLVEEHQSE
- the typA gene encoding translational GTPase TypA; translated protein: MNKQLASNPRLRNIAIIAHVDHGKTTLVDHLFRQSGVFRTGQNVENRVMDSMDLERERGITIAAKNCSVHWEDVKINILDTPGHADFGGEVERALMMVDGAILLVDASEGPLPQTRFVLKKALEGKKKIIVVVNKIDRKDARPQEVLNEVYDLFIDLDATDEQIDFPVLYAIGRDGIAQTELEGNGDSLKPLFEAIVREIPAPTYDPDEPFQLLVSDLSYSDYVGRLAIGKVMNGSVKSNEELVCLGEDGVTPLRVSKLQAYDGIAMADAPFVEAGDIAILAGIEDVHIGDTICAKSAPKALKRITVDEPTISMMFSINTSPFSGREGKHVQSGKIRERLQREMLRNVGIQFEQASDRDSFMVKGRGEFQMAILIETMRREGYELSVGRPQVIYKRKEGKLLEPIEHLFIDCDEAFIGVVSEKLSRRKGRMLNLVNHGTGRVRMEFSIPSRGLIGYRNEFLTDTKGTGIMNSYLQGYEEHRGDFATRLTGSLVSDRQGEATGYALFNLEPRGVLFAIPGEPVYEGMIVGEHNRDNDLNVNVVKAKKLTNMRASGKDDGILLTPVTPMTLERAIEFIKDDEWVEVTPKSIRLRKAILSATARGSYKPGKGAEADDDE
- a CDS encoding cysteine--tRNA ligase codes for the protein MALRIYNTLTRTKEEFHPIDPSLVRFYRCGPTVYKHMHIGHAKSYIGTDVIRRYLMHLYGADHVMFVMNITDVGHLADDSDDGEDKMEAQARRENRSPFEIALFYEQSWFDDLDRLGVLRPDRVPHATDFIRQQISMAEQLIQKGLAYEVNGSVYFDVHAYEQQGVPDGFVPYGGLSNRKVEDQQHGGRIAVFQEKRNPQDFALWKAAEPEHFMQWHSPWGWGYPGWHLECSVMAQYYLGETFDIHSGGLDNMFPHHECEIAQSQAANGKPFVNWWLHVNLIRIGGDKMGASAGNAMTLKQMLEEYDPMAIRYLILQSHYRSPQDFDMESLVAAQSGLERFRRAVERLRQAVGDDADTTTVESMPAWFDEFIAAMDDDFNTTTALGALSAGITELNGLLAAGNADRTTLLGYYKALRVAFDGILGFDLFARPIVAAQNNALTGELMELFIELRREARARKDWAASDLIRDRLKERGVLLEDTKEGTRWAIAE
- a CDS encoding alpha/beta fold hydrolase, with the translated sequence MLLLHGALGAAPQFDPLVPLLADRFTIQTLNFQGHGGRPFPERPFSIHHCALEVLEWMQEQGMEQTDIVGHSMGGYVGLYLARHYPSHVGRLLTLGTKFDWNPEGAARDTKMLNPEAMQQKAPQFYSAMQERHGPGNLDELLRRTAEMMTRLGESPEVTPEDLAQVHHHVRVAVGDRDQMVSIQETAAAYRQLPNGQCAVLPATPHPIEKVPLPRLVAEIQEFFC
- a CDS encoding MogA/MoaB family molybdenum cofactor biosynthesis protein; this translates as MAWSTVIITVSDRSAAGERADLSGPEAAALLDEELFDIQRIDIIPDEMEKVIRALEGCVREDIALVLTTGGTGFAPRDITPEATLTVIDRRADGLTAAMRTASLKKTPFAALSRAVCGIARRTLIVNLPGSPKAVTECLAAIIPVLPHGLKLLRDMKVGDREHSWGEEIG
- a CDS encoding trypsin-like peptidase domain-containing protein, with amino-acid sequence MNRLTFAYKTRILPLLLLALGASACSAQEPRDNGTTGTRTSNAPAIDRANSEVTGSRRNAITRAVQKVSPAVVGINVTEVREMRYRSLLDQFFEQDPFFQRYGPRRRTFKQELHGLGSGFIISPDGYVVTNDHVAGRASKVIVTMTDGKQYDAKVIGSDPTTDVALLKIEGKNLPYIEFGNSDDVVVGEWAIALGNPFGLFDINSKPTVTVGVVSNTEVNLQPQDGRVYRGMIQTDAAISSGNSGGALVNALGELIGMNTIIYSTAQSGMGAGSIGIGFAVPTNRLKAIVAQLKKGDGIDRNFWTGMNIQQIDDRIARYLQLQEKEGVVVVEIIANSPAAQAGLEPGDVIKEIKGETIKSEDDAVALISDSQVGDTITMKILRDGKTTNKTMKLTTAPTR